In a genomic window of Bradyrhizobium ontarionense:
- a CDS encoding DNA adenine methylase — translation MGSKVVYRQVQPVSPAAGYIGGKKQLARTIVASIERIPHETYAEAFVGMGGVFLRRRLAAKGEIINDRSGDVATFFRILQRHYVPFMDMLKWQITGRQEFERLKAAHPSTLTDLERAARFLYLQRTAFGGKVAGRNFGVNPLGARFNVAKLAPMLDELHERLAGVTIECLPWAEFIARYDRPATLFYLDPPYFGGEKDYGAGMFERSEYGLMADVLSRLKGRFILSLNDTPEVRKTFHGFALRPVRLTYSVAASTNAKAARELIITGPKRRR, via the coding sequence ATGGGTTCGAAGGTTGTCTACAGGCAGGTTCAACCGGTCTCACCGGCAGCAGGCTATATCGGCGGCAAGAAGCAGCTCGCGAGGACAATCGTCGCGAGCATCGAGCGGATTCCGCACGAGACCTATGCAGAGGCGTTCGTCGGCATGGGCGGCGTCTTTCTGCGGCGGCGGCTCGCGGCGAAGGGCGAGATCATCAACGACCGGTCGGGCGATGTCGCGACGTTCTTTCGTATCCTGCAACGGCACTACGTGCCTTTCATGGACATGCTGAAATGGCAGATCACCGGACGGCAGGAGTTCGAGAGGCTGAAGGCTGCGCATCCGTCGACGCTGACCGATCTGGAGCGCGCGGCGCGCTTCCTGTACCTGCAGCGGACGGCATTCGGCGGCAAGGTCGCGGGCCGCAACTTCGGTGTGAATCCGCTCGGCGCTCGCTTCAACGTCGCGAAGCTTGCGCCCATGCTGGACGAACTGCACGAGCGCCTGGCGGGCGTCACGATCGAGTGCCTGCCATGGGCCGAATTCATCGCCCGCTACGACCGGCCGGCCACACTGTTCTATCTCGACCCGCCATACTTCGGCGGCGAGAAGGACTACGGCGCCGGGATGTTCGAGCGCTCGGAATACGGGCTCATGGCGGACGTTTTAAGCCGCCTGAAAGGCCGTTTTATCTTGTCGCTGAACGACACGCCGGAGGTGCGGAAAACCTTCCACGGCTTCGCGCTGCGGCCCGTGCGGCTGACCTATTCGGTGGCGGCCAGCACCAACGCCAAGGCGGCCCGGGAGCTGATCATAACCGGCCCGAAAAGGCGTCGCTGA
- a CDS encoding GcrA family cell cycle regulator codes for MTQADLARARSEVGWTDHRTRIAFALYNSGDSAAKVACLIGGVSRNAVIGKLHRDAGALPDRQPPARSSTRFASRTTAETVIRPAPRLRAPERAKIKADVPRPIVPDQIVDQTTPSEHRKTLMQLTDTCCKWPVGNPGEPGFFFCGTPKPDDGLPYCPAHTRRATAPERRSQWQSPNKSHRALSFS; via the coding sequence GTGACCCAAGCCGATCTCGCGCGCGCAAGGTCCGAGGTCGGCTGGACCGATCACCGCACCCGGATCGCCTTCGCCCTCTACAACAGCGGCGACTCGGCGGCGAAGGTGGCCTGCCTGATTGGTGGCGTCTCGCGCAATGCCGTCATCGGCAAGCTGCACCGCGATGCCGGCGCGCTGCCCGATCGCCAGCCTCCCGCGCGGAGCAGCACCCGTTTCGCTTCGCGGACCACGGCCGAAACCGTGATCAGACCTGCACCGAGGCTTCGCGCGCCAGAGCGTGCCAAGATCAAGGCGGATGTACCGCGGCCGATCGTGCCCGACCAGATCGTCGACCAGACCACTCCGAGCGAGCACCGCAAGACGCTGATGCAGCTGACCGATACCTGCTGCAAATGGCCGGTCGGCAATCCCGGCGAGCCCGGCTTCTTCTTCTGCGGCACCCCGAAGCCCGATGACGGCCTCCCGTATTGCCCGGCGCACACCAGGCGAGCCACGGCACCGGAGCGGCGCTCGCAGTGGCAGTCGCCGAACAAGAGCCACCGAGCTCTGTCCTTCAGCTGA
- a CDS encoding terminase large subunit domain-containing protein: MTDPTRLISDAEWAATRRAGLLASAQLARDAGGIEGVLLDYQKELLASTSHHAVTLCEKSRRIGATWGIASDAALTAAAVKSAGGMDVFYIGYNKEMAREFIDVCAMWAKSFSEAASEVQEFVFDDGEPDSSIQAFRIRFASGFEIIALPSRPRSLRGMQGFVILDEAAFHDDLDAMMKAALALLMWGGRVLVISTHLGVANAFNRLIEDARAGRKPYHVERYTFDDALRAGLYQRICLVTGKEWSPEAEATWRAEIIASYGDDADEELFCIPSQGGGVYLARALIEARMIVDGPVLRLSRPAEFTFQTKEYREADILAWCKKQLDPVLKKLDGDRQHGFGQDFARNCDLSVLAPIEIGKTLKRTVPFWIEMSNIPFEQQRQVLFYMCDRLPRFIGGKMDASGNGAYLAEVAAQRYGPMRIEQVKMSAEWYLENFPPLKSAFEDGTILLPMDADGADDLALVQTIRGIPRVPDIRTKGADGKKRHGDVAIALVLAYAQTRAQLVEFGYRSPNSRDANNPAKGGPSHDDDEDRDQSRWWRPPLGARIRGGL, encoded by the coding sequence GTGACCGATCCCACTCGCCTGATTTCTGATGCCGAATGGGCCGCGACGCGGCGCGCTGGCCTGTTGGCCAGCGCGCAGCTCGCGCGCGACGCCGGCGGCATCGAAGGCGTTCTGCTCGATTACCAGAAGGAGCTGCTCGCCTCGACGTCGCATCATGCAGTGACTCTCTGCGAGAAGTCCCGTCGTATCGGTGCGACCTGGGGCATCGCATCGGACGCCGCGCTGACCGCCGCCGCAGTGAAATCCGCGGGCGGCATGGACGTGTTCTATATCGGCTACAACAAGGAGATGGCGCGGGAATTCATCGACGTCTGCGCCATGTGGGCCAAGAGCTTCAGCGAGGCCGCCTCGGAAGTGCAGGAGTTCGTCTTTGACGATGGCGAGCCCGACAGTAGCATTCAGGCGTTCCGCATCCGCTTCGCGTCCGGGTTCGAAATCATTGCGCTGCCATCGCGACCCCGGTCGCTCCGCGGCATGCAGGGCTTCGTCATCCTGGACGAAGCCGCCTTCCACGACGATCTCGACGCCATGATGAAGGCCGCGCTCGCGCTGCTGATGTGGGGCGGCAGGGTCCTCGTGATCTCAACCCATCTCGGCGTTGCCAACGCCTTCAATCGGCTGATCGAGGATGCCCGTGCCGGGCGGAAGCCGTACCACGTCGAGCGCTATACGTTCGACGACGCGCTGCGGGCCGGGTTGTATCAGCGCATCTGCCTGGTGACCGGCAAAGAGTGGTCGCCGGAGGCCGAAGCGACATGGCGCGCCGAGATCATCGCCTCATATGGCGATGACGCTGACGAAGAGCTGTTCTGCATCCCGAGCCAGGGCGGCGGCGTCTACCTGGCGCGCGCGCTGATCGAAGCCCGCATGATCGTCGACGGCCCGGTGCTGCGGCTCTCGCGGCCGGCGGAGTTCACGTTCCAGACGAAGGAGTACCGCGAGGCCGACATCCTGGCTTGGTGCAAGAAGCAGCTTGATCCCGTCTTGAAGAAGCTCGACGGCGACCGGCAGCACGGCTTCGGCCAGGACTTCGCGCGCAACTGCGACCTGTCGGTGCTGGCGCCGATCGAGATCGGCAAGACCTTGAAGCGTACGGTGCCGTTCTGGATCGAGATGTCCAACATCCCGTTCGAACAGCAGCGTCAGGTGCTGTTCTACATGTGCGATCGGCTGCCACGCTTCATCGGCGGCAAGATGGACGCCTCCGGCAACGGTGCCTATCTCGCGGAAGTCGCCGCGCAGCGCTATGGGCCGATGCGGATCGAACAGGTCAAGATGAGCGCGGAGTGGTATCTCGAAAACTTCCCGCCGCTGAAATCGGCGTTCGAGGACGGGACCATCCTGCTGCCGATGGATGCCGACGGCGCCGATGATCTCGCGCTCGTGCAGACCATTCGCGGCATTCCGCGCGTGCCCGACATCCGCACCAAGGGTGCGGACGGAAAGAAGCGTCACGGCGACGTCGCGATCGCGCTCGTGCTCGCCTATGCGCAAACGCGCGCGCAGCTGGTCGAGTTCGGCTACCGCTCGCCGAACAGCCGCGACGCGAACAATCCCGCTAAAGGCGGGCCGTCGCATGATGACGACGAAGATCGCGACCAGAGCCGGTGGTGGCGTCCGCCGCTCGGCGCCCGCATTCGTGGAGGACTTTGA
- a CDS encoding DUF935 domain-containing protein, with amino-acid sequence MATAVSPIVDQFGRPIQRELLTREVAGPRIGGVRSPVSGYPADGLDPIRLANILRAADAGDPLRFFELAELIEERDLHYAGVLGTRKRSVSQLDIQVDAAEDTPEAKAHADWIEAGLKRDTLQAELFDMLDAIGKGISFTEIVWDTSEGDWNVGQLAWRDPRWFRFDRYDGATPLLIGAYDAEGVGSVNLPSTPSGESPLAPFKFVVAAIKAKSGLPVRAGVSRLVAWAWMFKAFTQRDWAIFSQTFGQPVRVGKYPAGSTESDKSTLFSAVANIAGDCAAIIPETMLIEFIESKNVGQGADLYEKRCDWLDRQISKAVLGQTATTDAIAGGHAVGQEHRQVQEDIERSDAKALSAVLNRDLVRPWIDLQFGKQLLYPRLRVGRPEDKNVQLTVESAVKLIPMGLKVETSFFNDLLGIPVPKTGADVLIAPATPAPAGFGNTGSDFPALNTSQRMREVDDPIVALADQAEKLCGPGTDALINEVRAVVEHATSLQQVRDELLKLKPGIAERNLAGLMRMARVMANLTGRANIPDA; translated from the coding sequence ATGGCGACCGCCGTTTCACCGATCGTCGATCAGTTCGGCCGGCCGATCCAACGCGAGCTGTTGACGCGCGAGGTCGCAGGCCCGCGCATCGGCGGCGTGCGCTCGCCCGTCTCGGGCTATCCGGCCGATGGTCTCGATCCGATCCGGCTCGCGAACATCCTGCGCGCCGCCGATGCCGGAGATCCGCTGCGCTTTTTCGAGCTGGCCGAGCTGATCGAAGAGCGCGACCTGCACTACGCAGGCGTGCTCGGCACACGCAAGCGCTCGGTATCGCAGCTCGATATCCAGGTCGATGCCGCAGAGGATACGCCCGAGGCCAAGGCGCATGCGGATTGGATCGAGGCGGGCCTGAAGCGCGACACGCTGCAGGCCGAGCTGTTCGACATGCTCGATGCGATCGGCAAGGGCATCAGCTTCACCGAGATCGTGTGGGACACGTCTGAGGGCGACTGGAACGTCGGTCAATTGGCCTGGCGAGATCCGCGCTGGTTTCGCTTCGATCGTTACGACGGCGCGACGCCGTTGCTGATCGGCGCCTACGACGCCGAGGGCGTCGGATCCGTCAACCTTCCTTCGACGCCGTCAGGCGAGTCGCCGCTGGCACCGTTCAAGTTCGTTGTCGCCGCCATCAAGGCCAAGTCGGGCCTGCCGGTGCGCGCCGGCGTCTCGCGCCTGGTCGCATGGGCATGGATGTTCAAGGCGTTCACCCAGCGCGACTGGGCGATCTTCAGCCAGACGTTCGGGCAGCCGGTCCGTGTCGGCAAATACCCAGCAGGATCGACGGAGAGCGACAAGAGCACGCTGTTCAGCGCCGTGGCCAACATCGCCGGCGACTGCGCCGCGATCATCCCCGAGACGATGCTGATCGAGTTCATCGAATCGAAGAACGTCGGCCAGGGCGCCGACCTCTACGAGAAGCGATGCGACTGGCTCGATCGACAGATCTCGAAGGCGGTGCTCGGACAGACCGCGACGACGGACGCCATCGCCGGCGGTCACGCCGTCGGCCAGGAGCACCGCCAGGTGCAGGAGGATATCGAGCGCTCCGATGCGAAGGCGTTGTCGGCGGTGCTCAACCGCGACCTCGTGCGGCCGTGGATCGACCTGCAGTTCGGCAAGCAACTGCTGTATCCGCGGCTGCGCGTCGGCCGTCCCGAAGACAAGAACGTCCAGCTCACGGTCGAGAGCGCGGTGAAGCTCATTCCGATGGGCCTCAAGGTCGAGACCAGCTTCTTCAACGATCTACTCGGCATTCCCGTTCCGAAAACCGGCGCTGACGTGCTGATAGCACCGGCAACGCCGGCGCCGGCCGGATTCGGCAACACCGGGTCCGATTTTCCCGCATTGAACACGTCGCAGCGCATGCGCGAGGTCGATGATCCCATCGTGGCGCTCGCCGACCAGGCCGAGAAGCTCTGTGGGCCGGGGACGGACGCGTTGATCAACGAAGTCCGCGCCGTCGTCGAGCATGCGACGTCGCTGCAGCAGGTGCGTGACGAACTGTTGAAGCTCAAGCCAGGTATCGCCGAGCGAAATCTCGCCGGACTGATGCGCATGGCGCGCGTCATGGCTAATCTCACCGGGCGGGCGAACATCCCCGATGCTTAA
- a CDS encoding glycoside hydrolase family 108 protein, with protein MKTDFAKCMPRILAYEGGWSNHPRDPGGVTLEGIIQRVYDGYRDRQGKPRRPLKPEMRNTAEWKRERDEIFRAQYWKAIRGDELPAGIDLVVFDGAVNSGPYQSIKWLQRALGFSGDGHLGETTLAAVQHHPDHDKLIADICARRLGMLQQLSTWDAFGKGWAKRVANVKAIGQAWATGSVGPAPIAAHEDQGDAKAYASDVAQPAVDSGDAIKGAVGSGTIGATLNSVKEQIEPIAQSADWIMHVYTAITVLCVGAGVGAVLYSLWSSMKAKKARRAIDGDIVATVPEGQPA; from the coding sequence ATGAAGACCGACTTCGCAAAGTGCATGCCGAGGATCCTCGCCTACGAAGGCGGCTGGTCGAACCATCCGCGCGATCCCGGCGGCGTCACGCTCGAAGGCATCATCCAGCGCGTCTATGACGGATACCGTGATCGGCAGGGTAAGCCGCGCCGTCCGCTGAAGCCGGAGATGCGCAACACGGCGGAGTGGAAGCGCGAGCGCGACGAGATCTTCCGGGCTCAATACTGGAAGGCGATCCGCGGCGATGAGCTGCCGGCCGGCATCGACCTGGTCGTGTTCGACGGCGCGGTCAACTCCGGACCCTATCAGTCGATCAAGTGGCTGCAGCGCGCGCTCGGGTTCAGCGGCGACGGCCATCTTGGCGAAACCACGCTGGCAGCCGTGCAGCACCATCCCGATCATGACAAGCTGATCGCCGATATCTGCGCGCGCCGTCTCGGCATGCTGCAGCAGCTGTCGACCTGGGACGCGTTCGGCAAGGGCTGGGCGAAGCGCGTGGCCAACGTCAAGGCTATCGGCCAGGCCTGGGCGACGGGCTCCGTTGGGCCGGCGCCGATTGCGGCGCACGAGGACCAGGGCGACGCCAAGGCCTATGCGAGCGACGTCGCGCAGCCGGCCGTCGATTCCGGCGACGCCATCAAGGGCGCGGTCGGCTCCGGCACCATCGGCGCGACGCTGAACAGCGTGAAGGAGCAGATCGAGCCGATCGCGCAGAGCGCCGACTGGATCATGCACGTCTACACCGCGATCACGGTGCTCTGCGTCGGCGCGGGCGTCGGCGCGGTGCTCTATTCGCTGTGGTCGAGCATGAAGGCCAAGAAGGCGCGCCGCGCGATCGATGGCGACATCGTCGCAACCGTGCCCGAGGGCCAACCCGCATGA
- a CDS encoding phage minor head protein, whose protein sequence is MLKAHGTPVFRGCGCIGVAPQAEILPFSVAPIEAINFLKKKTAVPTETWTDLWQQEHSRSFTVAGAMTDDLVADFHKAVVKAIEQGETLETFRKDFDSIVDTHGWSYNGTRGWRSRVIFDTNMSTAYAAGRWDQIQRVKRTRPYLMYRHLEGQRFPRPIHQSWDGTILPVEHPWWKTHYPPNGWGCHCWAESLSDDDLRRYGYRVSKDAPPSPLIKRTVELSDGTLKTVEVPQGIDPGFAYRPGEMPASIDDALKE, encoded by the coding sequence ATGCTTAAAGCGCACGGCACGCCGGTTTTTCGAGGCTGCGGCTGCATCGGTGTAGCTCCGCAGGCCGAAATCCTGCCGTTTTCGGTCGCGCCGATCGAGGCGATCAACTTCCTCAAGAAGAAGACGGCCGTTCCAACGGAAACGTGGACCGATCTGTGGCAGCAGGAGCACTCGCGCAGCTTCACTGTCGCCGGCGCGATGACCGATGACCTGGTCGCCGACTTCCACAAGGCCGTCGTCAAGGCGATCGAGCAAGGCGAGACGCTGGAGACGTTCCGAAAGGACTTCGACAGCATCGTCGACACCCATGGATGGAGCTACAACGGCACGCGCGGCTGGCGTAGCCGTGTCATCTTCGACACCAACATGAGCACGGCTTATGCCGCGGGCCGCTGGGACCAGATCCAGCGCGTCAAGCGCACGCGGCCGTATCTGATGTATCGTCATCTCGAAGGCCAGCGCTTTCCGCGGCCGATTCATCAGTCTTGGGACGGCACGATTCTGCCCGTCGAGCATCCGTGGTGGAAGACGCACTATCCGCCGAACGGTTGGGGCTGCCATTGCTGGGCCGAGAGCCTCTCCGACGACGATCTCAGGCGCTATGGCTATCGCGTATCCAAGGATGCGCCGCCATCGCCGCTGATCAAGCGCACGGTCGAGCTGTCGGACGGCACGCTGAAGACGGTCGAGGTACCGCAAGGGATCGACCCAGGCTTCGCCTATCGGCCCGGCGAGATGCCGGCCTCGATCGACGACGCGCTGAAGGAATGA
- a CDS encoding host-nuclease inhibitor Gam family protein — MVKRKAAAANVRVPQTKEEAAEMIAEYGATIREISVIELAMLESLAKIKKQAELDAEPHSKKAVELFKGLQIYCEANRQVLLGNSGLKTADLGTGKVSWRHKPAKVSLSGDVEVIVERIYAKAQAALNRDDAVAALSYKAFIRVSSTVDKENMLKNADLARTIDGVTIGSGGEQFEIEPFGAEISEAAE; from the coding sequence ATGGTGAAGCGTAAAGCCGCAGCCGCGAACGTGCGCGTGCCGCAGACGAAGGAAGAGGCCGCGGAGATGATCGCCGAGTACGGCGCCACAATCCGCGAGATCTCGGTGATCGAGCTGGCGATGCTCGAAAGCCTCGCCAAGATCAAGAAGCAGGCGGAGCTCGACGCCGAGCCACACAGCAAGAAGGCGGTTGAGCTGTTCAAGGGCCTGCAGATCTACTGCGAGGCCAACCGCCAGGTGCTGCTCGGCAACAGCGGCCTCAAGACCGCCGACCTCGGCACCGGCAAGGTGTCGTGGCGGCACAAGCCAGCGAAGGTCTCCCTGAGCGGCGATGTCGAGGTGATCGTCGAGCGCATCTATGCCAAGGCGCAGGCCGCGCTGAACCGCGACGATGCGGTCGCGGCGTTGAGCTACAAGGCGTTCATCCGCGTCTCCTCGACTGTCGACAAGGAGAACATGCTGAAGAATGCCGACCTCGCGCGCACGATCGATGGCGTGACGATCGGCAGCGGCGGTGAGCAGTTCGAGATCGAGCCGTTCGGCGCCGAGATCTCGGAGGCGGCCGAATGA
- a CDS encoding regulatory protein GemA yields MKLSTERATTSMISTIHVLKAKAAFDDDTYRDFLVRETGKRSAKDLTVREAGRVIDQLRTAAGEPGPAGAVSGLDGAIGTKLRALWIAGWNLGIVRDRTDKAMLSYLQRQTGVSHVRFLQAAGSGSAAIEGLKTWLSRAGGVEWPLQGDDVIDAKRAVLDAQWRKLIELGAVKPIGQAVDPMLDLEAYATRVARCNRWDSLRSEDYDQVAKSLGNKLRAALAKISLTDTVNQEH; encoded by the coding sequence ATGAAGCTCTCAACCGAACGCGCGACCACGTCCATGATCTCGACCATTCACGTCCTTAAGGCGAAGGCCGCGTTCGACGACGACACCTATCGCGATTTCCTGGTGCGCGAGACCGGCAAGCGCTCGGCCAAGGATCTGACCGTGCGCGAGGCTGGCCGCGTCATCGACCAGTTGCGCACCGCCGCGGGCGAGCCGGGCCCAGCGGGCGCCGTCTCCGGACTCGACGGCGCGATCGGCACTAAGTTGCGCGCGCTGTGGATCGCCGGCTGGAATCTCGGCATCGTCCGCGACCGGACCGACAAGGCGATGCTGTCCTATCTGCAGCGGCAGACCGGCGTCTCTCACGTCCGCTTCCTTCAGGCGGCTGGCTCCGGCTCCGCGGCGATCGAGGGCCTCAAGACCTGGCTGTCGCGCGCCGGCGGGGTTGAGTGGCCGCTCCAGGGCGACGACGTCATCGACGCCAAGCGCGCCGTGCTCGACGCGCAATGGCGCAAGCTGATCGAGCTCGGCGCCGTCAAGCCGATCGGCCAGGCCGTCGATCCCATGCTCGACCTCGAAGCCTACGCCACACGCGTCGCGCGCTGCAACCGCTGGGACTCGCTCCGGAGCGAGGACTACGACCAGGTCGCAAAGTCGCTCGGCAACAAGCTGCGCGCCGCCCTCGCGAAGATCTCCTTAACCGACACCGTCAACCAGGAGCACTAG
- a CDS encoding DUF2730 family protein, whose product MNVNLSELAPWVAVAVSIGSLVYAILNGRTKKIDEEIAAINRGNKESYDSVAIRFAGVKAEVDQVKDRLTRVEADMAHLPDKDVTHRLEMALASMQTEMRGLNEKVKPIAAMADRIQEAMLEKVMS is encoded by the coding sequence GTGAACGTCAATCTCAGCGAGTTGGCCCCCTGGGTCGCCGTCGCCGTCTCCATCGGCTCCCTGGTCTATGCGATCCTCAACGGCCGCACGAAGAAGATCGATGAAGAGATCGCCGCGATCAATCGGGGCAACAAGGAAAGCTACGACTCCGTCGCGATCAGGTTTGCCGGAGTGAAGGCCGAGGTCGACCAGGTCAAGGATCGGCTCACGCGCGTCGAGGCCGACATGGCGCATCTGCCGGACAAGGACGTCACGCATCGCCTCGAAATGGCGCTGGCGTCGATGCAGACGGAGATGCGCGGGCTGAACGAGAAGGTCAAGCCGATCGCCGCGATGGCCGATCGGATTCAGGAAGCCATGCTCGAAAAGGTGATGAGCTGA
- a CDS encoding LexA family protein translates to MIRPALRVGLTRRQRDCYDAIVAHIARTGASPSYHQLANALAIHSKTGVMRMVRALRERGYVHFVEHRARSITLAAPIGGYTLSAELESQLRTYCAEHGEPDPAAIVADAVNLFLDQAGGIVAS, encoded by the coding sequence ATGATCAGGCCAGCTCTCCGCGTCGGCCTGACCCGGCGCCAGCGCGACTGCTACGACGCAATCGTCGCGCACATTGCCCGCACCGGCGCCTCGCCGAGCTATCACCAGCTCGCCAACGCGCTGGCCATCCACTCCAAGACCGGCGTGATGCGCATGGTGCGGGCGCTGCGCGAGCGCGGCTACGTCCACTTCGTGGAGCATCGCGCCCGCTCGATCACGCTCGCCGCGCCGATCGGCGGCTACACGCTGTCTGCCGAGCTGGAGTCCCAGCTCCGCACCTATTGCGCGGAGCATGGCGAGCCCGATCCGGCGGCGATCGTTGCCGATGCGGTCAACCTCTTCCTCGACCAGGCCGGAGGCATCGTCGCGTCATGA
- a CDS encoding DUF3486 family protein — protein sequence MAHHPRARRGRLSEIDKLPDWADEAKIWAFGQLKERKLSQLEILDGFNARLKAASLAEDAAAEPPEISRSAFNRTALKIALLGRRLEETREIAAVIAPKLNEAGDNSLTLMVAETLKTLIAEMLGNAGELAADGDTAEMLMLTSRALKHAEEAKRISADGRRKIEAEMQNKATKAVDAVAKASGLSAETVDAIKARILGIESRGA from the coding sequence ATGGCGCATCATCCCAGGGCGCGGCGCGGACGACTGTCGGAAATCGACAAGCTTCCGGACTGGGCCGACGAAGCGAAGATATGGGCGTTCGGACAGCTCAAGGAGCGCAAGCTATCGCAGCTCGAAATCCTCGACGGCTTCAATGCGCGTTTGAAGGCCGCTTCATTGGCCGAGGACGCGGCAGCCGAGCCGCCGGAGATCTCGCGCTCGGCGTTCAACCGCACCGCGCTGAAGATCGCGCTGCTCGGACGCCGGCTCGAGGAGACGCGCGAGATCGCAGCTGTCATCGCGCCGAAGCTGAATGAGGCCGGAGACAACTCGCTGACCCTGATGGTCGCCGAGACGCTCAAGACGCTGATCGCCGAGATGCTCGGCAACGCCGGCGAGCTAGCCGCCGACGGCGACACCGCCGAGATGCTGATGCTGACCTCGCGCGCGTTGAAGCACGCCGAGGAGGCCAAGCGGATCTCGGCGGATGGCCGCCGCAAGATCGAGGCCGAGATGCAGAACAAGGCTACCAAGGCCGTCGACGCCGTCGCGAAGGCCTCCGGGCTCTCCGCCGAAACCGTCGATGCGATCAAGGCGCGAATTCTGGGAATCGAGAGCCGGGGAGCCTAA
- a CDS encoding transcriptional regulator, translating to MNGQSYHAKAKTAWGDALPDWVQALAEEADRTNARRVAERIGYSNAVVSYVIANKYPGDVERVAEKVRGALLGAKVMCPVMGEMDRDYCLDQQKIGDTGASSVRARLYRHCRGLGGVEKCPNSRIPEGQR from the coding sequence ATGAACGGACAGAGTTACCACGCCAAGGCCAAGACGGCCTGGGGCGATGCGCTGCCGGACTGGGTCCAGGCGCTCGCCGAGGAGGCCGATCGCACCAACGCCCGCCGTGTCGCCGAACGCATCGGCTACTCCAACGCCGTCGTCAGCTACGTCATCGCCAACAAATATCCGGGCGATGTCGAGCGCGTCGCGGAGAAGGTCCGCGGTGCGCTGCTCGGCGCCAAGGTCATGTGTCCCGTCATGGGCGAGATGGACCGCGACTACTGCCTCGACCAGCAGAAGATCGGCGACACCGGCGCATCGTCGGTACGAGCGCGGCTCTATCGCCACTGCCGCGGCCTCGGCGGCGTCGAGAAGTGCCCGAACTCGCGCATCCCGGAGGGCCAGCGATGA
- a CDS encoding AAA family ATPase, producing the protein MSNHQTNQIQGPVALKNVAAFMAMTTRLIERSPHLPGFGVCHGPSGFGKTYASIFAQNRVKATRIEVGDSWTRRTLLHRVLREFGERPKERTPIAELAEMARGALGQDSSRPLIVDEADKLVDKGMIEILRELQEESGAPVILIGEEKLPTKLLAVERMHNRVLHWFSAEPCDLDDTRVLAGAFAPKVEIKDDLLDTIRMRSGGRARRIVVNLDHAAVVARNAGLKTLDLKLWGAEDFYTGEPPAPRHVEAYPRRAGGKAVA; encoded by the coding sequence ATGGCGATGACGACGCGGCTGATCGAACGGTCGCCGCATTTGCCGGGCTTCGGCGTCTGCCACGGCCCGTCCGGCTTCGGCAAGACCTATGCGTCGATCTTCGCGCAGAACCGCGTCAAGGCCACGCGCATCGAGGTCGGCGATAGCTGGACGCGCCGCACGCTTCTGCATCGCGTGCTGCGCGAGTTCGGCGAGCGTCCGAAGGAGCGCACGCCGATCGCCGAGCTGGCGGAGATGGCGCGCGGCGCACTCGGCCAGGACTCCAGCCGGCCACTGATTGTCGATGAGGCCGACAAGCTGGTCGACAAGGGCATGATCGAGATCCTGCGCGAGCTGCAGGAGGAGAGCGGCGCGCCTGTCATCCTGATCGGCGAGGAGAAGCTGCCGACCAAGCTGCTCGCGGTCGAGCGCATGCACAACCGCGTGCTGCACTGGTTCTCGGCCGAGCCCTGCGACCTGGACGACACGCGCGTGCTGGCCGGCGCCTTCGCGCCGAAGGTCGAGATCAAGGACGATCTGCTCGACACCATCCGCATGCGCTCGGGCGGCCGAGCCCGGCGCATCGTCGTCAATCTCGACCATGCCGCGGTGGTCGCGCGCAACGCCGGCCTCAAGACGCTCGATCTCAAGCTTTGGGGAGCGGAGGACTTCTACACCGGCGAGCCGCCGGCGCCGCGTCACGTCGAGGCCTATCCGCGTCGCGCGGGCGGCAAGGCGGTGGCCTGA